DNA from Misgurnus anguillicaudatus chromosome 13, ASM2758022v2, whole genome shotgun sequence:
TACCATTTTGAAagccattttctaaaatgccacGGGTCCACAGGTGGGCCCACTCtgttattatatatttgtaaCACTAATATCCTAAACATCTTAAcaatatcattggaaagctctaaagcccggaatacactacACGATTTTTGActtcttataagatcattaccttatcacactgtgcgacatgtatcgttaaaactcgggtacgagaggcatgtagactgtacgatgatgacacggaagcttcggctgcagtgtcacacgttgcgcaacgtcacccgCATgtgctcgtggtaaacaaataccggcgcgcaggtcgtagtAGCAAACaaactgtgcggtgatcatgccgaatttctgacactgtcagaaaactatcgcaGGCTATCTTTGGACCTGGAAAAcagccgtctttgaacctctctcactgtacgacataggaccaccgatggagagccacgatcacagaaatcgcgacgatagtttcacgatggcaatctttcgtctgggacagccaataatcgtgcagtgtatcccgggcttaagagtgttgtttttaaattgCATCATCATTTTGGGAAAATTAGGACATAGTGAAagtcagtttctaaaatgtcacacGGCCACAGGTGGACCCAAttggtttttacatatttataacactaacaCCCTACTCTAAACCTACAAAATTATGACAAACTATGTATCACTGGAAATCTCACAGACGGTAGTTTACATATTTCAAGGTTATCTGGTGACagaaataatgtagtgacagtttttttgttacatgaccCCCCCCCCATAGGAatgtatattaattattatttattcataagaCATAATggaaataaaacataatgatgcaataataatgcagtgacagcaaataattaatttgtgacgagtatgcagcaaaccgttgacacctagtaaCCTTTGTTGGtcaaaccactaaaagtgtaacacaaacctcattttttgtgattttaacttaaaatgtggATCACGACTACTTGAGACGTATGGCTTCATGTTTGCATTTTTACGTTTGTAAAAttgttataattttatttataaaattaatgttatttttatttcttaaaataaatttaaactgctataacaatttttctatttaatatttttacctCCAGACACTTCTGTGAAGAACCTTAAATGCTTTTCttgaaaacaagaccaagattaggcttctagactaAATTTGAAGGTGTACATCACAGTTTCACCCCCACTCAAAATGTATTTGTGCCAGTTAAGgggttaaatatttatttgttgtCATTTACAAGCACTTATGCTATGGGGAAAAAATAAAGTCCCAAAAAAATGATGCCCCTCCGAAAAGATGGGGTAATTTTCATGGTTTGTAGTGAAAGTACTGGGGGTTGAAGGAGTTAAATCCTTCTCTTCAGTCCCCCACTACAAATCGTGATACACATATACACCATGTGTacaattattaggcaagttgtatttttgaggattacttttgttattgtacaactacaatGCTCTTGGTCAAtgcaaaatgttaacaaaccctcaaacttgaacatttaagtagtaaaagggaagttttggctttcttaagggaatatttatatgtacaccattattaggcaactattagtgtacTGCCTAATAATTGTGCCCACGGTGTATCATGGATTAAAATGGCCTTGGGTTGATAAGCAATTGAGATGCAGGAATCTTAAACAAAAGTGTCCATTTGCTCTCCATAAAATTTAATTGCTAACTCAAAAAACTGTGATAATAAGCAATctcattgtgatttttttccccTTGTTATTGGATGTGTTGTCAGGCATTCAAAGAAAATGAAGAAGCCAAGAGTCGTCTTGTTGATTCGTACGAGCTCATGCTGGGTTTCTATGGAATACAGCTGCTAAACAGAGAAACTGGGGAAGTAAAGCGAGCTGAGAACTGGAGGGAGAGATTTGCCAATCTAGAGAGGTGAGTTACATGAGAAAAGTTCAGCCTACTATATTTATTAGTCATATATTTACATACACTTTTCTATATTATGTTTCATAAGGTGTAGATTTCGTTGCTGTGTTCAATCAGTTTCTCTCTACACTAAATAGAGGAAAaggtaacataaaaaaatcaatgtcttCAGTCATAAGCTGCTGAGCCTCCAGTGCCTCTAATAGGGCACTCTGTAAGACTGATAGGACCACAGAGAGATCCCAAGAGGGAATATCTCTCCAACTTCTTCCGTAGGAAGAATTGTACAGATGTGATCTTTCCCACAAGAACACCAGCTCACAAAAAGATGCAACTTCAGAACATCAAGTTGGCTCATGGAGTGGGCTCTGGCCTGAGTGATCGTGTCTATCAGTGCTGGTGATAGTTTTGACGTTCCCTTCTGGATCGTGCCCTGCCCATATGTGTAAAGGTCCTGCACCAGGGAGGAGCTACTGGTAGTAGCATTAGCTGCAAGAACTCTTGGGTGTGCAGTGAGGCTCATCGGGGGAAATGTGTATTTGCACAGACCATGTCGTGTGTGCACCAAGGCATCAGTGCTGAGGGGGCCGAAGACTTGTGGATGAGAATCGTCATGTGGAAATGTCTTTTATACAGACacaaagattagctttacatcTTGAACAGTAGCTTGTGAAGGGCCATGTTCAATAAATGCATATTCAGAATTGTGTGCAGACCACCTATAAAATAGCCCTTGTGCATCTCGGTTAGAGGACCTGGCCCTAATGCTTCCCTCGCCAGAAGGGTTGCGACCTCTTCCTACAGCACAGAGGTACCCTCGTCTCACACCATGGTACGTAGGATGCCATTCAACCTGGGTAAATTTGATCTCGTTGTCACAACGAATCATTGGGACAAGTCACCGCGACAGACTGGCAAGTGCCAACCATGCACTTTGAGGCTCTATGCAACTCTGCAAAGTTGAACCACAAGAGCTGCTCTTAAGGGTCGGGTATTAGCATAGATGAAGAAAAATAGgggatccaccattgcaaacaaagtttagaacaaataacaagaaaacaaagaacaggaatcaaataTTATGGTGACCAAAATTTTGGGCAGCACGCGGATGaccgcggaccctcctgatgacgtcatgcggacgggaCGCGGACGTCCTGATTATACCTACGGCTTTAGACCATGGGAGTAGACATTGTGCAAGCACTGTGACTTTCATTGCCCATAGAGTGGGGTCAGTAATCTAGAGAttaataattcaaggccctgggaagtttttgaaaatatacatacatagatacaggtcattgaaagtgcttgaatctattttatgcaaaaagtttTCTGGATAAacatccatattattccctgtgtagtgtaggataatatcataaagtttctagactttttaagcacacgtgctaaactgtttgctttaaatgcttacatctttatgcgaatgttgattcataccaaaatgcttttttgcataggtgtgtttgacacatgaaaacgtttcgggttacgtatgtaattgttgttccctgagaagggaacgagacactgcgtctcccttgccatactttctgcttccctgtaacgccgtctttggcaatatttcagatagcgatatacttcctggctcctgcgtcaccctgtctttgtctttaagcctcaccattggttgaatttgatatacacattcagacgcacttacccctggaggcgtccccaaagtgtcaccgcagtgatgcagcgtgagttccctcgaaagggaactgtaacaatgtatcttaaaaggtgtccttgctttcacttgaaatgtgtccccactttagtccttgaatttgagggtattagacctggaaagtccttgaaaggtccttgaatttgaagttaactaaggtctGTGAACCCTGACAATAGCTACCTGACCACTTCCTTGTGCACTTGCAGCAATGTTAGATTTGATAGTATTCACTATATTCTATAtagcatatatttatattgtataCTCAATTCTATAATACATCACTGTAACAGCAGTATGTTGTAGCTGCAATCAGTAACACTGTGTCTCTGTCTTCTGTTACGGTTTTGCTTGTGCCAAAACCTCACTACTGAAAGCCACAACGCTATTTACGACAAAAAAGACGTAGACATGGCattggcaacactgcaagacagtGCTCTGTGAAGCAGCCTCTCTAATGCCAATGCATACAAAATGCAACACCAAGATGGAGGTTTAtttaaatgaagtttatttaactaagatCGGAGAAGCATGatcatgtgatccaaccaatcagcgcaAAGAGGTGCTTATAAATAGCAGTCCCTTACCACTATCCCGTGACTgatttttgcagcatccctcctccaccccatcacctcactcACATCCAGTTTAATTTATTCCAGTTAAAGaggggggagtactctgggttcgggaCCCTCTCCTTGGACAGCACGCCtaatatgctttatctcattccctatccattacatgttaatgcgaactcaTGAAATTGCAGAACATAATGCTGTAATATTATATTGGTCAAAGGAGTAAATGGTAACCACACGAGATGGCAGAACGTTGATATGGTTACATCTGTTTTAATCATTGCATTTCTCTGAGTATGTCTTGTTCTGTACAAACatgaaacgaacatttaggggattcacacctgcatttaaatgcggttgttaCTCTTGAAACTTTGAAGCGTGTACAAGGCCATAGATTGTGATTCGTGTTGTTGCATGTGGAAATTGGCATTATCTTGCAGTGTCCCCCAGGATAATAAATATGCAGAGTCTTGGCCACTGCAAAAAATTTGTAACAGGTTTTTGATTCATAAGAATAAAAGGCCTTTCGTGGGATGTGTTGGTTTAAAGAGTTAATAAAGACTTAAAGAGCCCACATAGTTTGTTTTATTTCTCTCATGCACCACTTATAAATAACAGTATATTTTCTTCTTAATATAAATATCAATATACCTTTTTTCTTCTCCTTTTAGGAACATGCACAATAACCTTCGGATTACCAGGATATTAAAGAGTCTAGGAGAACTTGGCTTTGAGCATTTCCAAGCACCCCTGGTTCGCTTTTTCCTTGAGGAGACCCTTGTCAGAAAAACGCTTAGCAGTGTTAAACGCAGCGTGCTTGACTACTTCCTGTTTGCCGTGCGTGAGAAACGCGAGCGCAGGAAGCTGATCCGGTTTGCTTTTCAGCACTTTGAGCCCAAAGACAAGTTCGTCTGGTGCCCCAGAAAAATCCAGAAACGCTTCAAGAAGAAACGCTCTTTAGTCGGCAATGGAGAGAGTGCAACAAATGATGAAGGTCTTGTAAGGCATAAAAATAAAGATGGAGAAACCACAAGTGAGCAAAAATATAATAAGCCGGGTGATGATGTTATAGAAACCATAAAGCATGTTGAAGATGACTCCGTGATCAGTGTGGATTCAGTAAAACTTTCTGAATGCTCTTCAGAAGATCTTAAGCCAATTCTAGATGAGTCCTCTGTTGATTTACCTCTTAAAAATGGTACCAGCATTGACCACGGTGAGATGGACAACTCCATCCCTATTGATGAACCAAGCTGTGGTGTAGATGATAAAATCAAAGCCAGCGAGCTGACTGAAAGCTCTAAAGAACCTCAAGAAGTTCTGGAGCTTGAACAAGACCAAGAGGCCTCCGAGAAAAAGTGGGAATGTGCAGCTGGTTCTAGCACAAGTTCAGGAGAATGCAGCGAGTCCCTGGATGAGATGGACAGTTTGATCTGTCCAGCCGCATGCCAGTCGGACCAGAAAAACTTTCACGAAGCAACCTCAGGCACAAACAAAGAGAGTACAGTGACGGACAGTCCTCTACACTGTTTGGCACCACAGTCTGAGAATATTCCCACGCCTGACTTTAAGAACGGATCTGGAGTGACCGCTCATAAACAGACATCAGCAGAAATTGTGAATGTCAGGTCAGAGGAGAACCATGAGTGCAAGAATAAAGCAAACTGTAACCAGTCAAATGGACCAGAGTTGGAAGAACCCATGGAAACTAGTGGAGTTCAGACCTCGCCATGAATGATTCATGAATATATTATCAACTTAAACTTAAAagattaaatattaattgactTTTTTATAgaatttattaaaggtgcattatGAAATGTTTGCCTCTGTAGTGCCATCTGTGGTTGAAACAAAAATTGCAGAGTCCAATCAAAATGAAATTCATCCTTGTAGGCTTATAGTAAATCATAGTGAACTGGGCAAGGCATATAAACAGTTTTGGGCACTAATGTTTTTATGTACTCCCAATATGTAATTGAAATTTTCcatattgcacctttaaaatataatttttttatatacagtGCTTAACAAATTTACTAGACCACCACCCAATGTAGGGTTTGTGCCACAGCTGTCCTAAACTTAACAGCATTGGTGATTACcaaaatcatttttatgtttctgtaatAGTTAATCCACTTGTATTTGTAAGCTCTTTAGTCACAATAGTATTTCTAATTCtaaaatataattgtttttatccatgaatttactgttttataaaaatagCAGGAAAATGGTAAGGcactttattgttattattattattattttattcacaTGACTAATTACAGTTAATACTTGCAGTCCTTTTAATGGTTGAATGTTATTGAATGGCTTGATTAGTTTCTGAATGTGCCGGTTCGAATTTGGGTGAAAACAATTAAATGCTGGATGATCTGAGACTAATAGGCAGGTGGTCTAATAAATTTAAGCACTATATTAATGGAAATGCTATTGTTTAATTGGCAGGGCTAAATATTCAtttctctttgtcttttttAAACAGGTTTATTCTTGTTTGGTGTTGAGTTCAAACTTTCAGTTATTCTGAATTGTAGTTTTTCTATTTCTGATATGGACCTTTTTCGTAGACTAAAGGAGCAATGTAATTTAACATTCAATAATAAgaatcaaataaaaatattctgTAGTGTATGCGtggaaatatattttatttaacatttccTTATCACAATGCCAAACCAGAGTGTTTACggtaaaaatacaaaacaaaatatattaaactgtaagatattaaacaacaaaggtttttattattacataaaaatatacttttagaaaaaatGTCTCAGCTTCTGAATTATGTACGGTAGGGGAAAAGAGAACAtgcttttttctaaaaaaaaaaaaaataataataatttctatgttatatttttatcttttcaaaattctgtttacaattaGTGGCATCAATTTAATTACTTAATGTTTttctgttaaaggattagtccattttcttaaaagaaaaatccaaataatttactcaccaccatgtcatccgggatggtggtgtctttctttgttcagtccagaagaaattatgttttttgaggaaaacattgcaggatttttctcattttaatggactttaatggaccccaacacttaacaattaACTTAACACgtaagtttcaaaggactctaaacgatcccaaacgaggcataagggtcttatctagcaaaacaattgtcatttttgacaagaaaaataacaaatacacacttttaaaccacaatttctcgtctaggtccggtcctgaaagcgtcagcgtgacctcatgcaatacgtcatgacgtcaagaggtcacagaagacgagcgcgaaactccgccccagtgttaacaagtgtgttgaaagaggaccgttccgacgttgttgtatatgaaatgatactaattaatgtctttgtgtcagtttattgtttacaatggtccgcaaatgtgcattttatgtAACACGTCACTTTGCAtttatgtgaggtcgcgctggaccggacctagacaaaaagttgtggtttaaaagtgcatatttttaatttttcttgtcaaaaatgacaatcgtttcgctagataagacccttatgcctcgtttgggattgtttatagtcctttgaaactcagtgaaaaaaactgttacgtgttgagttaagtgttggtgtccattaaaatgagaaaaatccttgaatgttttcctcaaaaaacataatttcttctggactgaacaaagaaagacatcaacattttggatgacatggtggtgagtaaattatctggatttttcttttaagaaaattgactattcctttaaggggcatatcataaaaatctgactttttccatgtttaagtgctataattgggtccccagttctTCAatgaacctagaaaatgtgaaaagaacaataataggttgttgaaatgtgtctccccttgtgatgtcataaggggaaactaccaccccttaatctgcactatccaacaatGACActcccatttagtgcagagatcggcttatttgcatttaaaagaactcacccaaaaatggcacctgtccattttaaatgcatgtgtgaATGAAACACCGCACAATGATGACATCTGCTGGTTCacaatatgtaaataaaaaagatgaATCAAAAGCACCTAATAGCaaagttttttaaatatgtaaacaatattttttatattataaacaaTCAAAAccttatgtaaaataaaatatgtattccTACAAATGCAAAATGCATTGCTGATCAGAACACATTATGAAACAAGAAATCAGCTATAGCCATTTGACAGTAAATCAAtaataaaaatcttaaaatgagATACAGACAGTCAACCCCATtttaaatcaaagcattagTTGAAATGCACCTATCACTAACGATAGCTCTATACTCTTTTgctaataataaaatgtattacctCCTGTATTATGACTGATAGATGACTCACCAATTAGTAATCAGTTTTCTATTCCCCTAGTATACATACCTTTTCTAATTTTActtcatttgtcattttctatttttttttacagttttaaacatCCCAGCCACCCATATGCCTTATTTCGTAATGACATAGGTGCTGGAAAAATGTGGACGACCCTGGAGGCCTTTTCAATACTGTCATGTTTAAGATCATATGAAATTTGTGGCTTGGCATACGGGCATACTGTGGTCATAAAgaggatggacatggtcaacCAAAATATGctgttgcatttaaacaatgcacaGCTGGTACTGGGGTCCA
Protein-coding regions in this window:
- the ogfr gene encoding opioid growth factor receptor, encoding MDDDLVCEYDSTWDTESDGDELENTGRSKKTRPAFWSNSSSRNLRAAKDMQNYRHEYPNITEEECSEERMTNLQFYLNKIKSSPDDVSIETFHTEWKTDYKRLERVHSYIQWLFPLREPGVNYMAAELTKKEIQAFKENEEAKSRLVDSYELMLGFYGIQLLNRETGEVKRAENWRERFANLERNMHNNLRITRILKSLGELGFEHFQAPLVRFFLEETLVRKTLSSVKRSVLDYFLFAVREKRERRKLIRFAFQHFEPKDKFVWCPRKIQKRFKKKRSLVGNGESATNDEGLVRHKNKDGETTSEQKYNKPGDDVIETIKHVEDDSVISVDSVKLSECSSEDLKPILDESSVDLPLKNGTSIDHGEMDNSIPIDEPSCGVDDKIKASELTESSKEPQEVLELEQDQEASEKKWECAAGSSTSSGECSESLDEMDSLICPAACQSDQKNFHEATSGTNKESTVTDSPLHCLAPQSENIPTPDFKNGSGVTAHKQTSAEIVNVRSEENHECKNKANCNQSNGPELEEPMETSGVQTSP